Below is a window of Micromonospora chersina DNA.
CTCGAACAGACGACGCACCCCCGGCTCGCCGCGCAGCAGATCCAGCGCCAACTCGGCGTGCCCCGGCACGTACCCGTTGCCCACCAGCATCGTCACGTCCGCCGCCAGGCCCTCCGCGCCCAACGCCGCCGCCGCGAAGCTCGTCGCCATCGAGAAGAAGATCACCGTGCCGCCGTCCTCGGTGGCGAGGACCGCACCGTGCTCACAGCCCGGCACGTCCACGCAGACCACCGTCACGTCCGCCGGCGCGCCCAGCGCCGTGGTCACCGCCGTCGACAGCCCCACCGGGTCCCGGGCGTCGGCCAACGCCACCACGTCCGCAAGACCGGCCGCTTCCAGCGCGTCGCGCTCCCCCGCCACCGGCACCACCCCGACGGTACGGCCGGCGCCCGCCCGCCGCGCCGCCGCCAGCGACAGCGAGCCGCTCTTCCCGGCGCCACCGATCACCGCCACCGTCACCGGACGCCCATCGTCCTCGCGGCGGCGCCGCGCCACCTGCTCGGCCACCACCCGCGCGGTCAGCGCCGGCGCCCCGCACACGTCCAGCACCGCCAGCGACAGCTCCGGGTGCAGGTCGCCCGGCAGCACCGCGGCGATCGACCGGGCGAACAGGATCGCGTACCCGTCGCAGGGCACCTGCTCGCTGCGCCCGTCCCAGCGGGCCAGCCCGTCGAGGATCGTCAGCGGGGTCAGCGTCAGCGACACCAGCGTCGCCACCCGGTCACCCGGCCGCAACCCCAGCGGGGACCGCTTCCCGGCCTCCTCGACGGTGCCGATCAGCATGCCGCCGGACCCGGTGACCGGGTTCTGCATCTTCCCCCGGGTCGAGATGATCTCCAGCACCTCGGCGCGGACCTTCTCCCCGTCGCCGCCGTGCTTCTCCGACAGCTGCCGGAAGCTCGCCGCGTCCAGGTTCAGCCGCTCGACCCGGATGCGCACCTCGTTCGCCGCGATCCGCGGGTCGGCGTCCAGCCGCCACGCCGCCTGCGGCAGCACCCCCGCCGGTTCCACGACTCGGTGCAGACCCACCGGTGACGTCACGCCGACCCCCTATGTCCAGCCGCCCGAACCCCCGGCCAGGGGTCGCGTCGCGGGAAAACTTCCGGCAGACTAATTTCTTCACCGGATATTTTCCAGTAGCCTTCAGGATCGCTGATCACCCGCACCACATGTCAGGAGGGGCCGTGACCCAGACCCAACCGGTTGAGACCATCCCTCAACCCCGTCACGCCCCGGTCGCCGTACCGACCGCCGGGCAGCCGTACGAATACCGCCGCAGCCCCCTGGTCGAACCCGACTGGACGCGCTTCCCCGGCTGGCGCCACGTCACCCGCGAGCAGTGGGAGAACGCCCAGTGGCAGCGGGTCAACTGCGTCAAGAACATCAAGCAGCTGCGGACCGTCCTCGGCGACCTCGTCGACGAGACCTTCTACGCCGACCTCGAGGCCGACCAGAAGGCCCTGGCCACCATGTCCATGCTGGTGCCGCCGCAGATGCTCAACACCATGGTGCCGTTCGAGCCCATGACCACCGAGGCGTTCCTCGCCGACCCGGTCCGCCGCTACATGATCCCCGTGGCCTCCGACCGGCGCACCGACTGGCCGTCCCACCCCTACGCCAGCCGCGACAGCCTCCACGAGCACGACATGTGGGTCGCCGAGGGTCTCACCCACCGCTACCCCACCAAGGTCCTCGCCGAACTGCTCTCCACCTGCCCCCAGTACTGCGGGCACTGCACCCGGATGGACCTCGTCGGCAACTCCACCCCCGCCGTCGACAAGCTGAAGCTCACCCTCAAGCCCGTCGACCGCTACGACGCCCACATCGCCTACCTCAAGGGCCACCCCGGCGTCCGCGACGTCGTCGTCTCCGGCGGCGACGTGGCCAACGTGCCGTGGAAGAACCTCGAGTCCTACCTCATGCGGCTGCTCGAGATCGAGACCATCCGCGACATCCGGCTCGCCACCAAGGCCCTCATGGGCCTGCCCCAGCACTGGCTCCAGGCCGATGTCGTCGAGGGCCTCGAACGGGTCGCCCGCACCGCCGCCCGACGGGGCGTCAACCTCGCCATCCACACCCACGTCAACCACGCCCAGTCGATCACCCCGCTGGTCGCCAAGGCCGCACAGACCGCCCTCGACGTCGGCGTCCGCGACGTCCGCAACCAGGGCGTGCTCATGCGCGGCGTCAACGCCACGAGCGCCGACCTGCTCGACCTGTGCTTCGCGCTCCAGGGCGAGGCGGGCATCCTGCCGTACTACTTCTACATGTGCGACATGATCCCCAACGCCGAGCACTGGCGGGTCCCCGTCTGGCACGCCCAGCAGCTCCAGCACGACATCATGGGCTACCTGCCCGGCTACGCCACCCCGCGGATCGTCTGCGACGTCCCGTTCGTCGGCAAGCGCTGGGTGCACATGCTCACCGAGTACGACCGCGAGCGCGGCATCTCGTACTGGACCAAGAACTACCGCACCTCGATCGAGTCCGCGGACCTCGAAGCGCTCAACAAGCGCTACGCCTACTACGACCCGATCGACACGCTGCCCGAGGCCGGCCAGTCCTGGTGGGCCGCCCACCGCGACGACTGACCCCGCACCACCCCGTCGCCCCCGTGAGCCTCCCGGCTTGCGGGGGCGACGGCCGTTCGGCGCGCGGGGCGTATGGGATCACCGCACCCGCGCACACGGCGGCGGGCCCCCGGATCGCCCGGGAGCCCGCCGCCGTACGTGTCACTTGTCGAAGGCGTCCCGGACGTTGCGTCCGGCCTCCTTGACGTTCTGCCCGGCCTGCCGCGCCCGGGCGGCGGTCTGCTCGTTGGCGCCCTCGGCCCGCAACCGCTCGTTGTCGGTGGCGTCGCCGATCCGCTCCTTGGCCGCGCCGGCCAACTCCTGGGCCCG
It encodes the following:
- a CDS encoding zinc-binding alcohol dehydrogenase — encoded protein: MGLHRVVEPAGVLPQAAWRLDADPRIAANEVRIRVERLNLDAASFRQLSEKHGGDGEKVRAEVLEIISTRGKMQNPVTGSGGMLIGTVEEAGKRSPLGLRPGDRVATLVSLTLTPLTILDGLARWDGRSEQVPCDGYAILFARSIAAVLPGDLHPELSLAVLDVCGAPALTARVVAEQVARRRREDDGRPVTVAVIGGAGKSGSLSLAAARRAGAGRTVGVVPVAGERDALEAAGLADVVALADARDPVGLSTAVTTALGAPADVTVVCVDVPGCEHGAVLATEDGGTVIFFSMATSFAAAALGAEGLAADVTMLVGNGYVPGHAELALDLLRGEPGVRRLFEARLAAD
- a CDS encoding KamA family radical SAM protein; translation: MTQTQPVETIPQPRHAPVAVPTAGQPYEYRRSPLVEPDWTRFPGWRHVTREQWENAQWQRVNCVKNIKQLRTVLGDLVDETFYADLEADQKALATMSMLVPPQMLNTMVPFEPMTTEAFLADPVRRYMIPVASDRRTDWPSHPYASRDSLHEHDMWVAEGLTHRYPTKVLAELLSTCPQYCGHCTRMDLVGNSTPAVDKLKLTLKPVDRYDAHIAYLKGHPGVRDVVVSGGDVANVPWKNLESYLMRLLEIETIRDIRLATKALMGLPQHWLQADVVEGLERVARTAARRGVNLAIHTHVNHAQSITPLVAKAAQTALDVGVRDVRNQGVLMRGVNATSADLLDLCFALQGEAGILPYYFYMCDMIPNAEHWRVPVWHAQQLQHDIMGYLPGYATPRIVCDVPFVGKRWVHMLTEYDRERGISYWTKNYRTSIESADLEALNKRYAYYDPIDTLPEAGQSWWAAHRDD
- a CDS encoding CsbD family protein gives rise to the protein MSFTDKAKSRAQELAGAAKERIGDATDNERLRAEGANEQTAARARQAGQNVKEAGRNVRDAFDK